GGATAGTGACGGTATACGGCAATGATACCGTCACTATTTCCATCATATACCGTCACTATCTTTTTTGTACATAATCGGGAATCCTGCGTTTATTCTTTATTCTCGAATACCGGCTTCCTTTTATAGTGGTTTCCTTTTTAGTAGAGCATCAATCTTCTCTGGGCAATATCAAATTGAGAAGTACTCCTACCAAAGCTGCCAGTCCGATGCCGGACAATGAAAAACCGCCCCAGCTAAAAGCTGCGCCACCAATCCCGACAGTCAGTGTCAAAGACACAATAACGATATTTCTTGTACGGCTCAAATCAATACAGTTATTCACAAGATTAGCAATACCTGCACAGGCAATCGTTCCGAAAAGCAGCAGCATGATACCACCTAACACCGCACTGGGTATGGATCTTAGCAATGCGCTGATTTTACCGATAACGGAGAATAAGATAGCGGAAATGGCAGCTATTCGGATCACTTGCGGATTAGTAATCTTTGTCAATGACATGGCTCCTGTCACTTCCGAATAGGTAGTCACAGGAGGACCACCCAGCAATCCGGCACAGAAACAGGCCAGACCATCACCCAATAAGGTACGGTGCAATCCCGGGTCTTTCACGAAATCTTTTCCTGTAACCGTATTCACCACATAAATATCACCAATATGTTCGATCACCGGAGCAATAGCTACCGGAATCATAAACAACACCGGTTCCCATGAGAATTTTGGAAAGACGAACTGCGGCAATCCAATCCAGGCGGCATCTCTGACGCCGGACAAATCCAAACCATAGAAGATCCATGCAGCCAGATACCCCACTGCAATCCCACAAAAAATAGGAATCAGCTTCAAAAGTCCTTTAGCTTTCATCGAAACAACAACCGCAGTCACCAGTGAAAGGAGCGCCAGCACCCAGTTCTCTTTTGCCATATTCACTCCTGTTCCCGCCAATGACAAACCTATCAGAATAATGACAGGTCCTATGACAACAGGAGGAAACAGCTGTTCAATCACCCGCACTCCCTGCCATTTGACAAGCGCACTCATCAAAAAGTAAACTAATGCAACTCCAACCATGCCAGATAAGGTACCGGGCAACCCATAAAGTTCTGTCGCTTTAATGATAGGCGCAATAAACGCGAAACTACTCCCCAAAAAGATAGGAACCTTTCCACGCGTAACAGCATGAAAAATGAGCGTTCCAATACCTGCTGTAAACAGAGCTGTCGAAGGATCGAGCCCTACCAATAACGGCACGAGTACCGTAGCTCCGAAAGCCACAAACAAGAATTGTACCCCCACCACCCCTTTCCTTAAAGGTGTAAGATTATTTGAATCCATAAGTATAATGTAGATTAATCTCTGCAAAATTAGTCTTTTTAGACAATTTAACTCCCTTTTTTCACAAAAATACATCTAAAAAGAGGTTTTATTTGTTGTTAATAATGTGTAACTTCGCACAGTGAGAATTAAAACGACAATTTTATAACTTTATAATATATTGCCTATGATATTTACAGCAGAAAACACCCTACTTATCGGTTCTATCTTACTTTTCGTCAGCATTGTTGTTGGAAAAACCGGATATCGCTTTGGAGTACCTACTTTATTATTGTTCCTCGTAGTAGGAATGTTGTTTGGAAGTGACGGGCTCGGCCTGCAATTCCACGACGCGAAAGACGCGCAGTTTATCGGTATGGTCGCCCTTAGCATTATCCTTTTCTCGGGAGGTATGGATACGAAATTCAGAGAAATCAAACCTATTTTAGGTCCCGGTATCGTGCTTTCCACTGTCGGAGTACTGCTCACAGCTCTTTTCACCGGGCTCTTTATCTGGTGGATATCAGGTATGAGCTGGTCTAACATTTATTTACCTATCACTACTTCCCTGCTTCTAGCCTCTACCATGTCGTCTACGGACTCAGCTTCGGTGTTCGCCATTCTCCGTTCACAGAAGATGAATTTAAAACACAACCTTCGTCCCATGCTGGAACTGGAGAGCGGAAGTAATGACCCGATGGCCTATATGCTTACCATTGTACTGATACAGTTCATTCAGTCGTCGGGTATGGGAATCGGAGCTATCGTGGGGTCTTTCGTCATCCAGTTTATCGTCGGTGCGGCTGCCGGATATGTACTCGGAAAGCTCGCTATCCGAATGTTGAATAAGCTCAATATTGACAATCAGGCCTTGTATCCTATCTTATTACTGGCATTTGTGTTTTTCACGTTCTCCATCACCGACTTACTGAAAGGTAACGGATACCTTGCCGTATATATTGCCGGTATCATGGTAGGAAACAATAAAATCATGCATCGTAAGGATATCTACACCTTTATGAACGGACTAACCTGGTTGTTTCAAATCATCATGTTCCTTTGCCTGGGACTGCTTGTTAATCCACACGAGATGTTGGAAGTAGCTGCCGTGGCATTGTTGATTGGTGTCTTTATGATTATTATCGGCCGGCCGTTAAGCGTATTCCTCTGTCTGCTTCCATTCCGGAAAATTACGATGAAATCACGTATTTTCGTGTCCTGGGTAGGATTGCGCGGCGCAGTTCCTATTATCTTCGCCACCTATCCGGTAGTGGCAGGCGTAGAGGGTTCAAACCTCATCTTCAACATTGTATTCTTTATTACCATCGTGTCATTGGTGGTACAGGGAACAACGATTTCTTTCATAGCCCGGATCTTGAATCTTTCCAAACCGCTGGAAAAAACAGGAAATGATTTCGGAGTCGAACTCCCGGAAGAAATAGACTCTGATCTTAGTGATATGACCATCACCAAAAACATGCTGGAAAAAGCGGATACATTGAAAGATATGAATCTCCCGAAAGGCACACTGGTAATGATTGTGAAGCGTGGAGATGAATTCCTGATTCCCAACGGAACGCTGAAACTGCATGAAGGAGATAAACTGCTGCTTATCTCCGAAAAATCAAAAGAAGAAGAAACAGATTCTGACTAACATCCGAAAAGATTTATTCTATACACTATAACTGATTCGTCTCCACGCATGAAACCTCTTGTCTTTACAAGACATTCGTTTCTTCTTCATGCGTGGAGACGAAATGTTTTAAATAGGCCCAATAGGCTAGCTTTAAGGAAGAAACACAGAAGCGCCTTAGCAAGCCGTAAAAATTGTTCATTTCCCCTCCGTTAATTAACCGTAAAACTTGAATTTAAAATTCGGTTTACATCAGCGAAGTATTAATTTTGCGCAGTTTTAAACTAAATGTGCAAAAATCGAATGGAACAAGAACATCAGTTCATTGATTATATTGAGCAAAGCATCATCAAAAACTGGGACAAGGATGCCTTAACTGACTATAAAGGAATTACCCTTCAATATAAGGATGTAGCGCGTAAAATCGCTAAATTTCACATTGTTTTGGAAAGTGCCGGCATCCAGCCGGGAGATAAAATTGCTGTTTGCGGACGTAACAGTGCTCATTGGGCAGTTACTTTCCTGGCAACGATTACTTACGGAGCCGTTATTGTTCCTATTTTGCATGAATTCAAGGCAGATAATATTCATAATATCGTCAACCATTCCGAAGCCAAATTACTTTTCGTCGGCGACCAGGCTTGGGAGAATCTGAATGAGGATGCCATGCCTTTATTAGAGGGGATTGCTTCGCTGGCAGATTTCTCGGCATTAGTTTCCCGCAATGAAAAACTCACTTATGCTTTTGAACACCGGAATGCGATTTACGGTCAACAGTATCCCAAGAACTTCCGCCCGGAACATATTTGCTACCGGAAGGATCGTCCGGAAGAACTGGCTATTATCAATTATACTTCCGGCACCACAGGTTACTCTAAAGGAGTGATGCTCCCCTATCGCAGTCTTTGGTCGAATGTGGCTTACTGCTTCGAGATGCTTCCTGTTAAGCCGGGCGATCATATCGTTTCTATGTTACCTATGGGGCATGTGTTCGGAATGGTCTATGATTTCCTATACGGATTTTCTGCAGGTGCGCACATCTATTTCCTGACGCGTATGCCGTCTCCGAAAATCATTTCTCAATCTTTCTCTGAAATCAAACCAAGAGTGATTTCCTGCGTGCCATTGATTGTGGAAAAGATTATTAAGAAAGATATTCTTCCTAAAGTAGACAGCAAAATCGGCAAATTATTGCTTAAAGTGCCTATTGTGAACGATAAAATCAAATCACTGGCACGGCAGGCCGCCATGGAAATCTTCGGCGGAAACTTTGATGAGATTATTATCGGAGGTGCCCCTTTCAATGCTGAAGTTGAGGCCTTCCTTAAAAAGATAGGGTTCCCCTACACAATCGCTTACGGTATGACCGAATGTGGTCCGATTATATGCTCCAGCCGTTGGGAAACACTAAAAATTGCTTCTTGCGGAAAGGCAACCAGTCGGATGGAGGTCCGCATTGACTCGCCGGATCCGAACACGCATGCCGGAGAAATCGTATGTAGAGGAATGAACATGATGCTGGGATATTACAAAAATCCGGAAGCTACCGCGCAAATTATTGATGCTAACGGCTGGCTGCATACCGGTGACCTCGGCACGTTGGATGAAGAAGGTTATGTAACAGTTCGCGGACGTAGCAAAAACCTGCTTCTCACCTCTAGCGGGCAGAACATCTATCCGGAAGAAATTGAAAGCAAGCTGAACAATATGCCATATGTTGCGGAATCATTGATTGTCTTACAGCATGAGAAGTTGGTAGCACTGATTTATCCGGATTTTGATGACGCTTTCGCTCATGGATTGCAGCAGACGGATATTCAGAAAGTGATGGAACAAAACCGTATCGAGTTGAATCAGCTGCTTCCCAACTATTCTCAAATAAGCAAAATAAAGATCCATTTCGAGGAATTTGAAAAGACTGCGAAAAAGTCAATCAAACGCTTTATGTATCAGGAAGCAAAGGGATAATTATTCCGGATAACACAATAAGTATCCTTGCAATTTCAGAAAAACAGTACAACTCAAAAAGGAGAAACACTTAAATGCAA
The Bacteroides luhongzhouii DNA segment above includes these coding regions:
- a CDS encoding uracil-xanthine permease family protein, producing MDSNNLTPLRKGVVGVQFLFVAFGATVLVPLLVGLDPSTALFTAGIGTLIFHAVTRGKVPIFLGSSFAFIAPIIKATELYGLPGTLSGMVGVALVYFLMSALVKWQGVRVIEQLFPPVVIGPVIILIGLSLAGTGVNMAKENWVLALLSLVTAVVVSMKAKGLLKLIPIFCGIAVGYLAAWIFYGLDLSGVRDAAWIGLPQFVFPKFSWEPVLFMIPVAIAPVIEHIGDIYVVNTVTGKDFVKDPGLHRTLLGDGLACFCAGLLGGPPVTTYSEVTGAMSLTKITNPQVIRIAAISAILFSVIGKISALLRSIPSAVLGGIMLLLFGTIACAGIANLVNNCIDLSRTRNIVIVSLTLTVGIGGAAFSWGGFSLSGIGLAALVGVLLNLILPRED
- a CDS encoding potassium/proton antiporter, which encodes MIFTAENTLLIGSILLFVSIVVGKTGYRFGVPTLLLFLVVGMLFGSDGLGLQFHDAKDAQFIGMVALSIILFSGGMDTKFREIKPILGPGIVLSTVGVLLTALFTGLFIWWISGMSWSNIYLPITTSLLLASTMSSTDSASVFAILRSQKMNLKHNLRPMLELESGSNDPMAYMLTIVLIQFIQSSGMGIGAIVGSFVIQFIVGAAAGYVLGKLAIRMLNKLNIDNQALYPILLLAFVFFTFSITDLLKGNGYLAVYIAGIMVGNNKIMHRKDIYTFMNGLTWLFQIIMFLCLGLLVNPHEMLEVAAVALLIGVFMIIIGRPLSVFLCLLPFRKITMKSRIFVSWVGLRGAVPIIFATYPVVAGVEGSNLIFNIVFFITIVSLVVQGTTISFIARILNLSKPLEKTGNDFGVELPEEIDSDLSDMTITKNMLEKADTLKDMNLPKGTLVMIVKRGDEFLIPNGTLKLHEGDKLLLISEKSKEEETDSD
- a CDS encoding long-chain fatty acid--CoA ligase, whose product is MEQEHQFIDYIEQSIIKNWDKDALTDYKGITLQYKDVARKIAKFHIVLESAGIQPGDKIAVCGRNSAHWAVTFLATITYGAVIVPILHEFKADNIHNIVNHSEAKLLFVGDQAWENLNEDAMPLLEGIASLADFSALVSRNEKLTYAFEHRNAIYGQQYPKNFRPEHICYRKDRPEELAIINYTSGTTGYSKGVMLPYRSLWSNVAYCFEMLPVKPGDHIVSMLPMGHVFGMVYDFLYGFSAGAHIYFLTRMPSPKIISQSFSEIKPRVISCVPLIVEKIIKKDILPKVDSKIGKLLLKVPIVNDKIKSLARQAAMEIFGGNFDEIIIGGAPFNAEVEAFLKKIGFPYTIAYGMTECGPIICSSRWETLKIASCGKATSRMEVRIDSPDPNTHAGEIVCRGMNMMLGYYKNPEATAQIIDANGWLHTGDLGTLDEEGYVTVRGRSKNLLLTSSGQNIYPEEIESKLNNMPYVAESLIVLQHEKLVALIYPDFDDAFAHGLQQTDIQKVMEQNRIELNQLLPNYSQISKIKIHFEEFEKTAKKSIKRFMYQEAKG